A part of Micromonospora chersina genomic DNA contains:
- a CDS encoding AraC family transcriptional regulator has translation MYREEAAPGIPGAVRWASVSRGDGPVRVLPDGCLDLLWSSRSGLLVAGPDRQAHLSVSVPGERWVGLRLPPGIGPAVFGIPADELRDLRVPLDDLWGPAATDLADRVAAAEARGWPVGGVLEEVALRRLRAAGGPDPLGARVAARLAAGATVAATAAEVGLGARALHRRSRLLFGYGPKTLARILRMRRALDLAGAGTPLAEVAVLAGYADQAHLTREVKEFAGVPPTRLLPPAA, from the coding sequence ATGTACCGGGAGGAGGCGGCACCGGGAATCCCCGGGGCCGTGCGGTGGGCGAGCGTCTCGCGCGGCGACGGGCCGGTGCGGGTGCTGCCGGACGGGTGCCTGGACCTGCTCTGGTCCAGCCGGTCCGGGCTGCTGGTGGCCGGGCCGGACCGGCAGGCGCACCTGTCGGTGAGCGTGCCGGGGGAGCGGTGGGTCGGGCTGCGGCTTCCGCCGGGCATCGGGCCCGCCGTGTTCGGGATCCCCGCCGACGAACTGCGCGACCTGCGCGTGCCCCTCGACGACCTGTGGGGACCGGCCGCCACCGACCTGGCCGACCGCGTCGCGGCGGCCGAGGCGCGCGGATGGCCGGTCGGCGGCGTACTGGAGGAGGTGGCGCTGCGCCGGCTGCGGGCCGCGGGCGGGCCCGACCCGCTCGGCGCCCGGGTCGCCGCGCGGCTGGCGGCCGGCGCGACCGTCGCCGCCACCGCCGCCGAGGTCGGCCTGGGCGCGCGGGCCCTGCACCGGCGCAGCCGGCTCCTCTTCGGGTACGGCCCGAAGACCCTCGCCCGCATCCTCCGGATGCGCCGCGCCCTCGACCTGGCCGGCGCCGGCACCCCGCTGGCCGAGGTCGCCGTCCTGGCCGGGTACGCCGACCAGGCCCACCTCACCCGCGAGGTGAAGGAGTTCGCCGGGGTCCCCCCGACCCGCCTGCTGCCGCCCGCCGCCTGA
- a CDS encoding class I SAM-dependent methyltransferase: MALPDTGLRAEPGSFRDPGNRVFHRAGEVLRGLDERSARDWRALAASDFFRDLLATGQVCGTEEVFPTPVDVPWAAVLRHERIPFVSHPYEWSYGMLRDAALLHLEVLRAALAAGFTTKDGSAYNVQWRGAAPVFIDVGSFEAARDGEPWAGYRQFCQTLLYPLLVQAHLGLDFQPFLRARIDGIEPDQMRRLFGGARRWRAGVLTHVHLHGAMQNRNAEASTSAVRAQLRAAGYSRELALATVRGLAKLVRRLDHRPGESHWSDYQRTCAYSVPDRQAKEHFVDRAVAATGPGRVLDLGANDGRYARIAARHADHVVAVEQDPAVVDALYRALRDEGEGRILPLVMDLADPSPGGGWRGVERASFADRARADVVLALAVVHHLAIGRNVPLPEVLDQLAALTVTGGSLVVEFVHPEDPMARRLLANKPDGLFPDYHREAFESLLAARGRVVARTDLPSGTRTLYQVVVGG; encoded by the coding sequence GTGGCGCTTCCCGACACCGGCCTGCGCGCCGAGCCCGGCTCCTTCCGCGACCCGGGCAACCGGGTCTTCCACCGCGCCGGCGAGGTGCTGCGCGGGCTCGACGAGCGGTCGGCGCGCGACTGGCGCGCCCTGGCGGCCAGCGACTTCTTCCGGGACCTGCTCGCCACCGGTCAGGTCTGCGGCACCGAGGAGGTGTTCCCCACCCCGGTCGACGTGCCCTGGGCCGCGGTGCTGCGGCACGAGCGGATCCCGTTCGTCTCGCACCCCTACGAATGGTCGTACGGGATGCTCCGGGACGCCGCCCTGCTGCACCTGGAGGTGCTGCGCGCCGCGCTGGCCGCAGGCTTCACCACGAAGGACGGCTCCGCCTACAACGTGCAGTGGCGGGGCGCCGCGCCGGTCTTCATCGACGTCGGCTCGTTCGAGGCGGCCCGCGACGGCGAGCCCTGGGCCGGCTACCGCCAGTTCTGCCAGACCCTGCTCTACCCGCTGCTGGTCCAGGCCCACCTGGGGCTCGACTTCCAGCCGTTCCTGCGGGCGCGGATCGACGGAATCGAGCCGGACCAGATGCGCCGCCTGTTCGGCGGGGCCCGGCGCTGGCGGGCCGGGGTGCTCACCCACGTGCACCTGCACGGCGCCATGCAGAACCGCAACGCCGAGGCCAGCACCAGCGCGGTGCGGGCCCAGTTGCGGGCCGCCGGCTACTCGCGCGAGCTGGCCCTGGCCACCGTGCGCGGGCTGGCGAAGCTGGTCCGCCGGCTGGACCACCGGCCGGGGGAGAGCCACTGGTCGGACTACCAGCGGACCTGCGCGTACTCGGTTCCGGACCGGCAGGCCAAGGAGCACTTCGTCGACCGGGCGGTGGCCGCGACCGGGCCCGGCCGGGTGCTCGACCTGGGCGCCAACGACGGCCGGTACGCCCGGATCGCCGCCCGGCACGCCGACCACGTGGTCGCCGTCGAGCAGGACCCCGCCGTGGTGGACGCCCTCTACCGGGCGCTGCGCGACGAGGGTGAGGGGCGGATCCTGCCGCTGGTGATGGACCTGGCCGACCCGTCCCCGGGTGGCGGCTGGCGGGGCGTCGAGCGGGCCTCCTTCGCCGACCGGGCCCGGGCCGACGTGGTGCTCGCGCTGGCCGTGGTGCACCACCTGGCGATCGGCCGGAACGTGCCGCTGCCCGAGGTGCTGGACCAGCTCGCCGCGCTGACCGTGACGGGCGGCAGCCTGGTGGTCGAGTTCGTCCACCCGGAGGACCCGATGGCCCGCCGGCTGCTGGCCAACAAGCCGGACGGGCTCTTCCCGGACTACCACCGGGAGGCGTTCGAGTCGCTGCTCGCGGCGCGCGGGCGGGTCGTGGCGCGCACCGACCTGCCGTCGGGCACCCGCACCCTCTACCAGGTGGTGGTGGGTGGCTGA
- a CDS encoding ArnT family glycosyltransferase — protein sequence MDRTESLLTAPTAGSPATDPAPAPAPEPVPTAAPPPAEPPRRDPRWTRPALLGLLLATALLYLWGLGASGWGNAFYSAAVQAGSESWKAFFYGSSDAANSITVDKTPGSLWLMALSVRLFGLSSWSVLVPQALLGVASVGVLYAAVRRWYGPVAGLLAGAVLAVTPVATLMFRFNNPDALLVFLLVAAAYATVRAVETASTRWITLTGALVGLGFLTKMLQAFLVIPVFAGVYLLAAPTGFWRRIRQLLLSGLAVVVAAGWWVAIVELVPASARPYIGGSQHNSILELTLGYNGLGRITGDEEGSVGGAGRMGGGGGGPFSGQTGLLRMFDTEVGGQISWLLPAALILLVAGLWLAGRAARTDRTRAGLLLWGGWLLVTGLIFSFMSGIFHAYYTVALAPAVGALVGIGATLLWRARTTPAVAAAPSPGYAPATATGPLPPAAVVAEAPGGATAAPAGVPGQPVVDPSSVPATGTGGALTTPVAPVALVGGPFARGRRRGFAATVILAGTLAVTAWWSWRLLGRSADWYPWLRTAVLVVGLAAAALLLLADRLPRRVAPVLLALGAAAALAGPVAYSLQTAATAHTGSIPSAGPFVQGGFGPGGRGGFPGGGRMPGGMEFPGGQFPGGFPGFPGGQTGGTAQNGGTAPDGTGQNGQFPAFPGGGTGFPGGQTGTGFPGGGNQQFPGGGRSQGGGMGGLLDAREPSAELKALLEADADDYTWVAATVGSNNASGYQLATREPVMPIGGFNGSDPSPTLAQFQRYVAEGRIHYFIGGGGFRANGGSSASSEIAGWVAENFTAQTVGGVTVYDLSSGKQG from the coding sequence ATGGACAGAACAGAGAGTCTCCTGACCGCGCCCACGGCCGGGTCGCCCGCGACCGACCCGGCCCCCGCGCCCGCCCCGGAACCGGTCCCGACCGCGGCGCCGCCGCCGGCCGAGCCGCCCCGTCGCGACCCGCGCTGGACGCGACCGGCGCTGCTCGGCCTGCTGCTGGCCACCGCCCTGCTCTACCTCTGGGGCCTGGGCGCCTCGGGCTGGGGCAACGCGTTCTACTCGGCGGCCGTGCAGGCCGGCTCGGAGAGCTGGAAGGCGTTCTTCTACGGCTCCTCGGACGCGGCCAACTCGATCACCGTCGACAAGACCCCCGGCTCGCTCTGGCTGATGGCCCTCTCGGTCCGCCTCTTCGGGCTGAGCAGCTGGTCCGTCCTCGTGCCGCAGGCGCTGCTCGGCGTCGCCTCGGTCGGCGTCCTGTACGCCGCCGTGCGCCGCTGGTACGGGCCGGTCGCCGGCCTGCTCGCCGGCGCCGTGCTCGCCGTCACCCCGGTGGCCACGCTGATGTTCCGGTTCAACAACCCGGACGCCCTGCTGGTGTTCCTGCTGGTCGCCGCCGCGTACGCGACGGTGCGCGCCGTCGAGACGGCCAGCACCCGGTGGATCACGCTGACCGGCGCGCTGGTCGGCCTCGGCTTCCTCACCAAGATGCTCCAGGCGTTCCTGGTGATCCCGGTCTTCGCCGGGGTCTACCTGCTGGCCGCGCCCACCGGCTTCTGGCGGCGGATCCGCCAGCTGCTGCTCTCCGGGCTGGCCGTGGTGGTCGCCGCCGGATGGTGGGTGGCGATCGTCGAGCTGGTGCCGGCGAGCGCCCGCCCGTACATCGGCGGCTCGCAGCACAACAGCATTCTGGAGCTGACCCTCGGCTACAACGGCCTCGGCCGGATCACCGGCGACGAGGAGGGCAGCGTCGGCGGCGCCGGCCGGATGGGCGGCGGGGGCGGGGGCCCGTTCTCCGGACAGACCGGCCTGCTGCGGATGTTCGACACCGAGGTCGGCGGCCAGATCTCCTGGCTGCTACCGGCCGCGCTGATCCTGCTGGTCGCCGGGCTGTGGCTGGCCGGTCGGGCGGCGCGTACCGACCGGACGCGGGCCGGGCTGCTGCTCTGGGGTGGCTGGCTGCTGGTCACCGGGCTGATCTTCAGCTTCATGTCCGGGATCTTCCACGCGTACTACACGGTGGCCCTCGCGCCGGCGGTCGGCGCGCTGGTCGGCATCGGGGCGACCCTGCTCTGGCGCGCCCGGACGACACCGGCCGTCGCCGCCGCGCCCAGCCCCGGGTACGCCCCGGCAACCGCCACCGGCCCTCTCCCGCCGGCCGCCGTCGTGGCGGAGGCGCCAGGTGGCGCGACAGCCGCTCCGGCCGGAGTGCCGGGCCAGCCCGTCGTGGACCCGTCGAGCGTGCCCGCAACCGGTACCGGTGGCGCGCTGACCACCCCGGTCGCCCCGGTCGCCCTGGTGGGTGGGCCATTCGCCCGGGGACGGCGGCGCGGGTTCGCCGCGACCGTGATCCTGGCCGGCACCCTCGCGGTCACCGCCTGGTGGTCCTGGCGCCTGCTCGGCCGCAGCGCCGACTGGTACCCGTGGCTGCGCACGGCCGTGCTCGTCGTCGGCCTGGCCGCCGCCGCGCTGCTGCTCCTCGCCGACCGGCTGCCCCGGCGGGTGGCCCCGGTGCTGCTCGCGCTCGGTGCGGCGGCCGCGCTCGCCGGCCCGGTGGCCTACTCGCTCCAGACGGCGGCGACCGCGCACACCGGCTCGATCCCCAGCGCCGGCCCGTTCGTGCAGGGCGGCTTCGGCCCCGGCGGTCGCGGCGGGTTCCCGGGCGGCGGCCGGATGCCCGGCGGCATGGAGTTCCCCGGCGGCCAGTTCCCGGGCGGGTTCCCCGGCTTCCCGGGCGGCCAGACCGGCGGCACGGCCCAGAACGGCGGGACCGCGCCCGACGGCACCGGCCAGAACGGCCAGTTCCCCGCGTTCCCCGGCGGCGGCACCGGCTTCCCGGGCGGCCAGACCGGCACCGGCTTCCCGGGCGGCGGCAATCAGCAGTTCCCCGGCGGCGGCCGGTCGCAGGGCGGCGGCATGGGCGGGCTGCTCGACGCCCGCGAGCCGAGCGCCGAGCTGAAGGCGCTGCTGGAGGCCGACGCGGACGACTACACCTGGGTCGCCGCCACGGTCGGCTCGAACAACGCCTCCGGCTACCAGCTCGCCACTCGCGAGCCGGTGATGCCGATCGGCGGCTTCAACGGCAGCGACCCGTCGCCGACCCTCGCCCAGTTCCAGCGGTACGTCGCCGAGGGCAGGATCCACTACTTCATCGGCGGCGGCGGGTTCCGGGCCAACGGCGGCAGCAGCGCCTCATCCGAGATCGCCGGCTGGGTCGCCGAGAACTTCACGGCGCAGACCGTCGGCGGCGTGACCGTGTACGACCTGAGCAGCGGGAAGCAGGGCTGA
- a CDS encoding citrate synthase, whose amino-acid sequence MTEVKLDHPGGQLSMPVQPAVEGPAGIGVGKLLKETGMTTYDPGFVNTASCSSAITYIDGDAGILRYRGYPIEQLAEKSSFLEVSYLLIYGELPTQTQLTEFSDRIRRHSLLHEEMRRFFDGFPRDAHPMAVLSSAVSAISTFYQDSLDPFDSEHVEMSTIRLMAKVPTIASYAYKKSIGQPLLYPDNSLGYVDNLLRMTFGVPAEEYEVDPVMSKVLDMLFVLHADHEQNCSTSTVRLVGSSNANLFASVSAGVNALFGPLHGGANQAVLEMLQKIQADGGDVRSFVQKVKDKQDGVKLMGFGHRVYKNYDPRAAIVKKAAQDVLGRMAKPDPLLDLAVQLEEIALADDFFVSRRLYPNVDFYTGLIYKAMGFPTKMFTVLFALGRLPGWIAQWREMINDPETKIGRPRQIYTGYAERDYVPATER is encoded by the coding sequence ATGACGGAAGTCAAGCTCGACCACCCCGGTGGGCAGCTGTCGATGCCGGTACAGCCCGCGGTCGAGGGGCCCGCCGGGATCGGGGTGGGCAAGCTGCTGAAGGAAACCGGGATGACGACGTACGACCCCGGTTTCGTGAACACCGCGTCCTGCTCGTCCGCGATCACCTACATCGACGGTGACGCGGGCATCCTGCGGTACCGCGGCTACCCGATCGAGCAGCTGGCCGAGAAGTCCTCCTTCCTGGAGGTCTCGTACCTGCTGATCTACGGCGAGCTGCCGACGCAGACGCAGCTGACCGAGTTCAGCGACCGGATCCGGCGGCACTCGCTGCTGCACGAGGAGATGCGCCGCTTCTTCGACGGCTTCCCGCGCGACGCGCACCCGATGGCCGTGCTCTCGTCGGCCGTCAGCGCCATCTCGACCTTCTACCAGGACAGCCTGGACCCGTTCGACTCCGAGCACGTGGAGATGTCGACGATCCGGCTGATGGCGAAGGTCCCCACCATCGCCTCGTACGCGTACAAGAAGTCGATCGGCCAGCCGCTGCTCTACCCGGACAACTCGCTGGGCTACGTCGACAACCTGCTGCGGATGACCTTCGGTGTTCCGGCCGAGGAGTACGAGGTCGACCCGGTGATGTCGAAGGTGCTGGACATGCTGTTCGTCCTGCACGCCGACCACGAGCAGAACTGCTCCACCTCGACCGTCCGGCTGGTCGGCTCCAGCAACGCCAACCTGTTCGCCTCGGTCTCGGCCGGCGTGAACGCGCTGTTCGGCCCGCTGCACGGCGGCGCCAACCAGGCCGTGCTGGAGATGCTCCAGAAGATCCAGGCCGACGGCGGCGACGTGCGGTCCTTCGTGCAGAAGGTCAAGGACAAGCAGGACGGCGTGAAGCTGATGGGCTTCGGCCACCGGGTCTACAAGAACTACGACCCGCGTGCCGCCATCGTGAAGAAGGCCGCCCAGGACGTGCTCGGCCGGATGGCCAAGCCGGACCCGCTGCTCGACCTCGCGGTGCAGCTGGAGGAGATCGCGCTCGCCGACGACTTCTTCGTCTCCCGCCGGCTCTACCCGAACGTGGACTTCTACACCGGCCTCATCTACAAGGCCATGGGCTTCCCGACCAAGATGTTCACGGTGCTCTTCGCGCTGGGCCGGCTCCCCGGCTGGATCGCGCAGTGGCGCGAGATGATCAACGACCCGGAGACCAAGATCGGCCGCCCGCGGCAGATCTACACCGGCTACGCCGAGCGGGACTACGTCCCCGCGACGGAGCGCTGA
- a CDS encoding sensor histidine kinase has protein sequence MSSSPRSDRGGRLRRRLAGWSLRRRLVLSVVALLALVSVGIGGLTTIALRHFLVGEVDKQLTMADRRIGDMPPWLRPPGDPRRTDPCDQPQPEPPRGFPPGSIALWTACGTTTATVRAESGEAEAVPASDITALAAVPPDGQPRTVELGDRGDFRAVAHRPSDGVVAAVAIPLSSVNETVMWVLVAQAGLVTAGLIIAGGLGALIVRAALRPLNRVAATAARVTELPLDRGEVALSVRVPAADTDPRTEVGQVGGALNRMLGHVAAALAARQASETRVRQFVADASHELRTPLAAIRGYAEVARRGRDEVPPDVAHALRRVESESTRMTSLVDDLLLLARIDSGRPLAAEPVDLTAMVVNAVSDAHVAGPEHRWQLDLPDEPLSVTGDAHRLHQVLANLLANARVHTPPGTTVTTRLTPVAGGVELSVSDDGPGIPEELQPEVFERFARGDSSRSRAHGSTGLGLAIVAAVVEAHHGEVEVASRPGRTVFTVRLPERTGDA, from the coding sequence ATGTCCTCAAGCCCGCGGAGTGACCGGGGCGGTCGGCTGCGGCGCCGGCTGGCCGGCTGGTCGCTGCGCCGCCGCCTCGTGCTCTCCGTGGTGGCGCTGCTGGCCCTGGTCAGCGTCGGCATCGGCGGCCTGACCACGATCGCCCTGCGCCACTTCCTGGTCGGCGAGGTGGACAAGCAGCTCACCATGGCCGACCGGCGCATCGGTGACATGCCGCCGTGGCTGCGTCCGCCCGGTGACCCGCGACGGACGGACCCCTGCGACCAACCGCAGCCGGAGCCGCCGCGCGGCTTCCCACCCGGCTCGATCGCCCTGTGGACGGCCTGCGGCACCACCACCGCCACGGTGCGAGCCGAATCCGGGGAGGCCGAGGCGGTGCCGGCCAGCGACATCACCGCGCTCGCCGCGGTGCCTCCGGACGGGCAGCCCCGCACCGTCGAGCTGGGCGATCGGGGTGATTTCCGTGCGGTGGCCCATCGGCCCTCGGACGGCGTGGTGGCGGCCGTCGCCATCCCGCTCTCCTCGGTGAACGAGACGGTCATGTGGGTGCTGGTCGCCCAGGCCGGGCTGGTCACCGCCGGGCTGATCATCGCCGGTGGGCTCGGCGCGCTGATCGTCCGGGCCGCGCTGCGCCCGCTGAACCGGGTCGCCGCCACCGCCGCCCGGGTCACCGAACTGCCCCTCGACCGGGGCGAGGTGGCCCTGTCGGTGCGGGTGCCGGCGGCCGACACCGACCCGCGTACCGAGGTGGGGCAGGTGGGCGGCGCGCTCAACCGGATGCTCGGCCACGTCGCCGCCGCGCTCGCCGCCCGGCAGGCCAGCGAGACGCGGGTACGCCAGTTCGTCGCCGACGCCAGCCACGAGCTGCGTACCCCCCTCGCCGCGATCCGCGGCTACGCGGAGGTGGCCCGGCGCGGCCGGGACGAGGTCCCGCCGGACGTGGCCCACGCCCTGCGCCGGGTGGAGTCGGAGAGCACCCGGATGACCAGCCTCGTCGACGACCTGCTGCTGCTCGCCCGGATCGACTCCGGCCGCCCGCTCGCGGCCGAGCCGGTCGACCTCACCGCCATGGTGGTCAACGCGGTGAGCGACGCCCACGTGGCCGGCCCCGAGCACCGCTGGCAGCTCGACCTGCCCGACGAGCCGCTGAGCGTCACCGGCGACGCCCACCGCCTGCACCAGGTGCTGGCGAACCTGCTCGCCAACGCCCGCGTGCACACCCCGCCCGGCACCACGGTGACCACCCGGCTCACGCCGGTGGCCGGCGGCGTCGAGCTGAGCGTCAGCGACGACGGCCCCGGGATCCCCGAGGAACTGCAACCGGAGGTCTTCGAGCGGTTCGCCCGCGGCGACAGCTCCCGCTCCCGCGCCCACGGCAGCACCGGCCTCGGCCTGGCCATCGTGGCCGCCGTGGTGGAGGCCCACCACGGCGAGGTCGAGGTGGCGAGCCGCCCCGGCCGGACCGTCTTCACGGTGCGGCTGCCCGAACGCACAGGCGACGCATAG
- a CDS encoding VOC family protein translates to MTPQFDLIGMVVTDMGRTLDFYRRIGLPVPPGAEHEPHVEITLDNGVRLAWDTVETIRGFDSGYAPATGGPRAALAFRCADPAEVDRWYAEMTAAGHHGHLAPWDAFWGQRYAVLHDPDGNGVDLFAPLKPE, encoded by the coding sequence ATGACACCGCAGTTCGATCTCATCGGAATGGTCGTCACCGACATGGGGCGCACCCTGGACTTCTACCGCCGGATCGGGCTGCCGGTCCCACCCGGCGCGGAACACGAGCCGCACGTGGAGATCACCCTCGACAACGGCGTCCGGCTCGCCTGGGACACGGTCGAAACGATCCGCGGCTTCGACAGCGGCTACGCACCGGCGACCGGCGGCCCGCGCGCCGCCCTGGCCTTCCGCTGCGCCGACCCGGCCGAGGTGGACCGCTGGTACGCCGAGATGACCGCCGCCGGCCACCATGGTCACCTGGCGCCGTGGGACGCCTTCTGGGGCCAGCGGTACGCCGTCCTGCACGACCCCGACGGCAACGGCGTCGACCTGTTCGCCCCACTCAAGCCCGAGTGA
- a CDS encoding glycosyltransferase, with amino-acid sequence MTDTREPRAAVQARPTAPTAVLDVVVPVYNEEADLAPCVRRLHAHLTAHFPYPFRITVADNASVDGTLAVAEALAAELPEVGVLHLDAKGRGRALRAAWSASPAPVLAYMDVDLSTDLAALLPLVAPLISGHSDLAIGTRLARTSRVVRGAKREVISRGYNLLLRGTLAVRFSDAQCGFKAIRADVAAGLLPLVQDTGWFFDTELLVLAQRSGLRIHEVPVDWVDDPDSRVDIVATAMADLRGIWRLGRALVTGALPLADLRAQLGRAPLQAPPAQVPAGLPRQLARFAAVGVGSTLAYLLLFLLARGPLGAQPANLLALLVTAVANTAANRRLTFGVTGRRHAGRHHLQGLLAFALGLALTSGSLAVLHATAGTPPRALELTVLIAANLAATALRFTLLRLAMHHRA; translated from the coding sequence ATGACCGACACGCGCGAACCCCGGGCCGCGGTGCAGGCCCGGCCCACGGCGCCCACGGCGGTGCTGGACGTGGTGGTGCCCGTCTACAACGAGGAGGCCGATCTCGCCCCCTGCGTCCGGCGGCTGCACGCGCACCTCACGGCGCACTTCCCGTACCCGTTCCGGATCACCGTGGCGGACAACGCCAGCGTGGACGGCACCCTCGCGGTGGCCGAGGCGCTCGCGGCCGAGTTGCCTGAGGTCGGGGTGCTGCACCTCGACGCCAAGGGGCGGGGCCGGGCGCTGCGGGCCGCCTGGTCGGCCTCGCCGGCGCCGGTGCTCGCGTACATGGACGTCGACCTCTCCACCGACCTGGCGGCGCTGCTGCCGCTGGTCGCCCCGCTCATCTCCGGCCACTCGGACCTGGCCATCGGCACCCGGCTGGCGCGGACCAGCCGGGTGGTCCGGGGTGCCAAGCGGGAGGTGATCTCGCGCGGCTACAACCTGCTGCTGCGCGGCACCCTCGCGGTGCGCTTCTCCGACGCGCAGTGCGGGTTCAAGGCGATCCGCGCCGACGTGGCGGCCGGGCTGCTGCCTCTGGTGCAGGACACCGGCTGGTTCTTCGACACCGAGCTGCTGGTCCTGGCCCAGCGGTCCGGGCTGCGGATCCACGAGGTGCCGGTCGACTGGGTCGACGACCCGGACAGCCGGGTGGACATCGTGGCCACCGCGATGGCCGACCTGCGTGGCATCTGGCGGCTGGGCCGCGCCCTGGTCACCGGGGCGCTGCCCCTGGCCGACCTGCGCGCCCAGCTCGGCCGGGCGCCGCTGCAGGCGCCACCGGCGCAGGTGCCGGCCGGGCTGCCCCGGCAGCTCGCCCGGTTCGCGGCGGTCGGGGTGGGCAGCACGCTCGCGTACCTGCTGCTGTTCCTGCTGGCCCGCGGCCCGCTCGGGGCGCAACCGGCGAACCTTCTGGCCCTGCTGGTGACGGCGGTGGCCAACACGGCGGCCAACCGGCGGCTCACCTTCGGCGTCACCGGCCGCCGGCACGCCGGCCGGCACCACCTTCAGGGCCTGCTCGCCTTCGCCCTCGGCCTGGCCCTGACCAGCGGCTCCCTGGCGGTGCTGCACGCCACCGCCGGCACTCCGCCCCGCGCCCTGGAGCTGACCGTGCTGATCGCCGCCAACCTGGCGGCGACCGCCCTCCGCTTCACCCTGCTGCGCCTCGCCATGCACCACCGCGCCTGA
- a CDS encoding response regulator transcription factor: MNGQAAQGRIELRRPDGEPVRVLVVDDEPTLTDLLSMALRYEGWQVTTAGNGMAAISAARQFKPDAVVLDVMLPDLDGFQVLRRLREQAPTVPVLFLTARDAVEERIAGLTVGGDDYVTKPFSLEEVIARLRALLRRSGFAVAAREEAVLTVGDLSLDEDSHEVRRGGDLVNLTATEFELLRYLMRNPRRVLSKAQILDRVWNYDFGGQANVVELYISYLRKKIDAGREPMIHTLRGAGYVLKPAE, translated from the coding sequence ATGAACGGGCAGGCCGCGCAGGGCCGGATCGAGCTGCGCCGACCCGACGGCGAACCGGTGCGGGTGCTGGTGGTGGACGACGAGCCGACGCTCACCGACCTGCTCTCGATGGCGCTGCGCTACGAGGGCTGGCAGGTGACGACCGCCGGCAACGGAATGGCGGCCATCAGCGCCGCCCGGCAGTTCAAGCCCGACGCCGTGGTGCTCGACGTCATGCTGCCGGACCTGGACGGCTTCCAGGTGCTGCGCCGGCTGCGCGAGCAGGCCCCCACCGTGCCGGTGCTCTTCCTGACCGCCCGGGACGCCGTGGAGGAGCGGATCGCCGGGCTCACCGTCGGCGGCGACGACTACGTCACCAAGCCGTTCAGCCTGGAAGAGGTGATCGCCCGGCTGCGCGCCCTGCTGCGCCGCTCCGGGTTCGCGGTCGCCGCCCGCGAGGAGGCCGTGCTCACCGTCGGCGACCTCAGCCTCGACGAGGACAGCCACGAGGTACGCCGCGGCGGCGACCTGGTCAACCTCACGGCCACCGAGTTCGAACTGCTGCGCTACCTGATGCGCAACCCGCGCCGGGTGCTCAGCAAGGCGCAGATCCTCGACCGGGTCTGGAACTACGACTTCGGCGGCCAGGCCAACGTGGTCGAGCTGTACATCTCGTACCTGCGCAAGAAGATCGACGCGGGCCGCGAGCCCATGATCCACACCTTGCGCGGCGCGGGTTATGTCCTCAAGCCCGCGGAGTGA
- a CDS encoding FAD:protein FMN transferase: protein MSVDGAFEVRWWSRGAAVRVAVSDRTALPAARRAVARRLAGLRAVDLELSRAHRAAGRAVPVGPLLRDLVAVSLGAAEASGGAVDPTVGAARLRRSVVPLPACGSAWGRLDRGEGWRAVSLRGDLLAVPPPLWLDLGATAGAYLVQRCAEQVAARHGVGVLVAVGSRVAVAGPAPAGGWRVAHGPATLTGGALVTADVLRPDGGGVRDPRTGAAPDSPWAAVTVAAPDAARAAMLAVGALARGADGPEWLAGQDVRAWPRTRRTGLPQPATRW from the coding sequence ATGAGCGTGGACGGGGCCTTCGAGGTGCGCTGGTGGAGTCGTGGTGCGGCGGTCCGGGTGGCGGTGTCCGATCGTACGGCGCTGCCGGCGGCCCGCCGCGCGGTGGCGCGCCGGCTGGCCGGGCTGCGCGCGGTCGACCTGGAACTGTCCCGGGCGCACCGGGCGGCGGGCCGGGCGGTGCCGGTCGGCCCGCTGCTGCGCGACCTGGTGGCGGTGTCGCTGGGCGCGGCGGAGGCGAGCGGCGGTGCGGTGGACCCGACGGTCGGCGCGGCCCGGCTGCGCCGGTCGGTGGTCCCGCTGCCGGCCTGCGGCTCGGCCTGGGGGCGGCTGGACCGGGGCGAGGGCTGGCGGGCGGTGTCGCTGCGCGGGGACCTCCTCGCGGTGCCCCCGCCGCTCTGGCTGGACCTGGGCGCGACGGCCGGGGCGTACCTGGTGCAGCGGTGCGCCGAGCAGGTGGCGGCCCGGCACGGGGTCGGGGTGCTGGTGGCGGTCGGATCCCGGGTGGCCGTCGCGGGGCCGGCGCCGGCGGGCGGCTGGCGGGTGGCGCACGGGCCGGCCACGCTGACCGGCGGCGCGCTGGTCACCGCCGACGTCCTACGCCCGGACGGCGGCGGGGTACGCGATCCCCGCACCGGCGCCGCGCCGGACTCGCCGTGGGCCGCCGTGACGGTGGCCGCGCCCGACGCCGCGCGGGCCGCGATGCTGGCGGTGGGCGCGCTGGCCCGCGGCGCCGACGGCCCGGAATGGCTGGCCGGACAGGACGTCCGGGCCTGGCCACGGACACGCCGGACGGGCCTTCCCCAGCCTGCTACCCGGTGGTAA